In the Phaseolus vulgaris cultivar G19833 chromosome 7, P. vulgaris v2.0, whole genome shotgun sequence genome, one interval contains:
- the LOC137827974 gene encoding uncharacterized protein, with amino-acid sequence MANEHNTSRTSQRSDPGWKHCHPLDDTNLNTIVCNYCGKIMKEGVTRAKENLMAKKGNVAACTKTPKNVREELWNLLKEKTTTCSVNHVYGATTCDNIESEDEVEISTTSNDRGRNSGGKKGPMDAFIRNPNAAIEKRKREQLRQTNIKEACDKNLKASVHQYIARFWYQAGLSFNLVRLKSFQDMIDAIGAYGPNLPAPSYHEIRVPLLNKEVEYTEKLLKDHKLQWSRHGCSIMSDAWTDRKQRCLINFLVNSPAGTMFVKSIHGSKFVKTGEKLFEMLDALVEEIGEENVVQVITDNGSNYVSAGRLLEAKRPNLYWTPCAVHCIDLMLEDIGNIPLIKKTIQKGVNLVGFIYSHSSTSSLLRQFTNKRELVRYAVTRFATSYLTLQRLYHEKGNLRKMFT; translated from the coding sequence ATGGCCAATGAACATAACACTTCAAGAACATCCCAGAGAAGTGATCCAGGCTGGAAACATTGTCATCCATTGGATGacacaaatttaaatacaattgTTTGTAACTACTGTGGGAAAATTATGAAAGAGGGAGTTACTAGGGCCAAAGAAAATTTGATGGCGAAGAAAGGCAATGTTGCTGCTTGCACCAAGACTCCTAAAAATGTAAGAGAAGAGCTTTGGAatttattgaaagaaaaaacaacCACTTGTTCCGTTAATCATGTATATGGTGCGACGACATGTGATAATATTGAAAGTGAAGATGAAGTTGAAATTTCCACCACTAGTAATGATAGGGGGAGAAATAGTGGTGGAAAAAAAGGACCAATGGATGCCTTTATTAGAAATCCAAATGCTGCAatagagaagagaaagagagaacaGCTCAGGCAGACTAATATTAAAGAAGCATGTGACAAGAACTTAAAGGCATCCGTTCATCAATATATTGCTCGATTTTGGTATCAAGCGGGCTTGTCATTCAATCTTGTAAGATTGAAGAGCTTTCAAGATATGATTGATGCTATAGGTGCTTATGGACCTAATTTGCCAGCTCCTAGCTATCATGAGATTAGAGTTCCACTCCTCAACAAGGAAGTTGAGTACACCGAAAAGTTGTTGAAAGATCATAAATTGCAATGGAGCAGACATGGTTGTTCTATCATGTCAGATGCATGGACTGATCGAAAGCAACGGTGTTTGATTAACTTTTTGGTGAACTCTCCTGCAGGGACAATGTTTGTCAAGTCGATTCATGGTTCTAAATTTGTGAAGACAGGAGAAAAGCTCTTTGAGATGCTTGATGCCCTTGTGGAGGAGATTGGAGAAGAAAATGTCGTTCAAGTTATCACAGATAATGGTAGTAATTATGTCTCTGCTGGTAGATTACTGGAAGCAAAAAGACCTAATCTTTATTGGACTCCTTGTGCTGTCCATTGTATAGATTTGATGCTTGAAGACATCGGAAATAttcctttgataaagaagacgATTCAGAAAGGAGTTAATCTTGTTGGCTTCATCTATAGCCATTCTAGTACCTCGAGTTTATTGAGACAATTTACAAATAAGAGGGAATTGGTAAGATATGCAGTTACAAGGTTTGCTACCTCTTATTTAACACTACAAAGGTTGTATCACGAGAAGggaaatttaagaaaaatgtttACTTAA
- the LOC137827975 gene encoding uncharacterized protein: MAPLVHVLRLVDGERKTTMGYIYEAMEKAKETIMKSFNNNESKYKDVFTIIDNRWTCQLHRPLHTAGHFLNPEFYYSNPEMEYDLEVTNGFYACIKRLVPSKDVQQIFLTELPLYKSGSGLFGDDFAKESRKTTATAQWWKNYGHATPNLQKLAIKILSLTCSSSGCERNWSVFEQIHSKKSNRLEHKRLHDLVYVKYNQQLAQRYNIRDEIDPILLNDIDGAMSASGVGEPIIYTRRQATNKRKLPSSGDGIFIGSSHASKKGPATTLSPTRKGKEKIQIGVENELHDSSDSEFEKLLNFDKSFSEGEEEEGYAPLDNIEDNYVGI, translated from the exons ATGGCTCCTCTGGTTCATGTACTTCGTTTGGTTGATGGAGAGAGAAAAACAACAATGGGTTATATATATGAAGCAAtggagaaagcaaaagaaacAATAATGAAGTCATTCAATAACAATGAAAGTAAGTACAAAGATGTATTTACAATCATTGATAATAGATGGACATGTCAGCTTCATCGCCCCTTGCATACAGCCGGTCACTTTTTGAATCCAGAGTTTTATTATTCTAATCCAGAAATGGAATATGATTTGGAAGTTACAAATGGATTTTATGCTTGCATCAAGAGGTTGGTGCCAAGTAAAGATGtgcaacaaatttttttaaccGAGTTGCCTCTTTATAAGAGTGGAAGTGGACTGTTTGGTGATGACTTTGCCAAAGAATCAAGGAAGACCACAGCCACAG cTCAATGGTGGAAGAATTATGGGCACGCAACTCCCAATTTACAGAAGTTAGCCATCAAGATTTTAAGTTTGACATGTAGCTCATCAGGATGTGAGCGAAATTGGAGTGTATTTGAGCAA ATTCATTCCAAAAAAAGTAACAGATTGGAGCACAAAAGGTTGCATGATTTGGTTTACGTAAAGTATAACCAACAACTTGCTCAAAGATATAATATTAGGGATGAAATAGACCCTATTCTACTCAATGACATTGATGGTGCAATGAGTG CTTCAGGGGTTGGAGAACCAATAATTTACACACGGAGACAAGCAACCAACAAAAGAAAGTTACCATCTAGTGGTGATGGTATTTTCATTGGCTCTTCCCATGCTTCTAAGAAAGGTCCAGCTACAACTTTATCCCCAACAAGAAAGGGCAAAGAGAAGATTCAAATTGGGGTTGAGAATGAATTGCATGATAGCTCTGATTCAGAGTTTGAAAAATTACTTAACTTTGACAAGAGTTTCTCTGAAGGGGAAGAGGAGGAGGGATATGCCCCATTAGATAATATTGAAGACAATTATGTGGGGATTTAA